In one window of Mytilus galloprovincialis chromosome 6, xbMytGall1.hap1.1, whole genome shotgun sequence DNA:
- the LOC143079888 gene encoding palmitoyltransferase ZDHHC3-like → MAVFRSDPCGIICIIITYSAVFYADYVVIWHLVIPAMSNTLWGTFCVILFNLIVFLMTVSHMRAVLSDPGIVPLPKNGLDFSDLHAGRSIPNTKDGWSVCNKCETYRPPRAHHCRICRRCIRKMDHHCPWINNCVGELNQKYFIQFLFYVGMASCYATTMVITSWVMDPNVTSTYKHTKLIHSVILIVECVLFGMFVIAIGCDQISSILGDETQVEQVKKEGIRREKKSMYSLLQEVFGRGHPLGWLCPLFTEASKERPSKQYIV, encoded by the exons ATGGCTGTTTTCAGATCTGATCCTTGTGGTATAATCTGCATAATAATAACTTACTCAGCAGTATTTTATGCAGATTACGTCGTAATATGGCATCTTGTTATTCCTGCGATGTCAAACAC ATTATGGGGAACCTTTTGTGTGATCCTCTTCAATCTGATTGTATTTCTAATGACAGTGTCACACATGAGGGCAGTGCTGTCTGACCCAGGGATAGTTCCATTGCCAAAAAATGGACTTGACTTCTCAGATCTACATGCTGGAAGATCAATACCTAACACA AAGGATGGCTGGAGTGTATGTAATAAGTGTGAGACCTATAGACCACCCAGAGCCCATCATTGTAGGATTTGTAGAAGATGTATTAGGAAAATGGACCATCATTGTCCATG GATAAATAATTGTGTTGGAGAGttgaatcaaaaatattttatacagtttttattttatgttg GTATGGCTAGTTGCTATGCAACCACCATGGTGATTACATCCTGGGTAATGGATCCCAATGTTACCAGCACATATAAGCACACAAAACT CATACATTCTGTGATCCTGATAGTGGAGTGTGTTTTATTTGGAATGTTTGTTATAGCTATTGGTTGTGATCAG ataTCTTCCATATTAGGGGATGAAACTCAAGTAGAACAAGTGAAAAAAGAAGGAATAAGAAGAGAAAAAAAGTCAATGTATTCTTTACTACAAGAAGTCTTTGGTAGAG GTCATCCATTAGGTTGGTTATGTCCGCTGTTCACTGAAGCATCAAAGGAACGGCCATCAAAacaatatattgtataa